Within Epilithonimonas zeae, the genomic segment AGAAAAAATCTGGAAAAGTGGCGATGCTACTTCTTTGGGGATTCAACAATCTAAAGCTCAAAAAGAATATACAGAACTTTTGATTACACAACTGGAGCAAAATATTGCCATTCAGGAAAATGCGTTGAGTATTTTGGTAGGCGAAAATCCGACAAAAATCAACAGAACGATTGAAATGTCGGACACTTCCCTACCTCAAAATTTATCTGCAGGATTACCAGCAGCAATGGTAAGCCGCCGTCCGGATGTTCGTCAGCAGGAACTGGTTTTGCTGGAATCCAATGCTTTGATTGGAATTGCCCAAGCGAATATGTATCCATCCTTGAAAATCACTGCAAATGGAGGTGTAAATTCTTTCAAAATTGATAATTGGTTTCAGATTCCGGCATCGTTGTTTGGTTCTGCTTTAGGAGGATTGACTCAACCTATTTTCCAAAAAAGACAATTAAAAACTGATTTGAATGTAGCTAAAATACAAAGAGAGAAAAATGTTTTGGCATTTCGTCAATCTGTCCTGAATGCTGTCGGCGAAGTTTCTGATGCATTGGTTTCTAATGAAAGCTTGAAAGTTCAGGAACAAAAGGCAAGCGAACAAGTTTCAACATTGAAAGATGGAATAAAAAGCGCTGAACTACTTTATAAAAGCGGAATGGCAAATTACCTAGAAGTGATTGTTGCTCAAGGTAATTCTCTACAAGCTGAACTGAATCTTGCTTCTGTAAAAAGACAAAGACTGAGCAGTATTGTTGACCTTTACCGAGCGCTTGGTGGTGGTTGGAAGTAATTTCTATATTTAAATTAAATTATTAAAAAAATGCAGTCTTTTGGGACTGCATTTTTTGTTTTTGAGTAAGATATTTTTAATTCAAATATTTAGCAACTTTCTGTTCCAAATCTTCCAGATCAAAAGGTTTAGCTACAAAATCATCTGCCTGAGCACTTGTTGCCAAAGCTTCAATATCATTATTGGCTGTGACGTAAATTACCGGAATGTGTTTAAATTCTTCCTGACTTTTCAAAAGTTTTGTCGCTTCTATCCCTCCAATGTTCGGGATCCAGTTATCCATCAGAATAATATCCGGATGAAACTCCGACACTTTTTCGAGAATATTATGCGAAGTTTGCGATATATCGACTTCGTAACCACCATCTTCAAAAATAATAGAAATCAGTTCCAGAAGTGTGGTATCATCATCAAAGATTAATATTTTTTTCTTGTTCATATAAAGTTAATTTAAAATCTATATTTTATTATTTTTATTTAGTTCATTAAGTTGGATTGGAAGATTTTCAGAAGTTATCAATTGATTAAATCTTACTCGTTCCACAGCTTGTCTTGGCATATAATCTACTTGCGCTGTATCAGGATTTTGTATCCATATTTTACCTCCATTCTTTTTGATTTGCTGTAAACCTTCGACGCCATCAGAATTGGCTCCCGACAAAAGAACAGCTAACAATTTGTCACCAAATACTTCTGCAGCAGAACTGAAAGCTATATCAATTGACGGGCGGGAAAAATGCAGCTTCTCTGATCTGTCCAGTGAAACATTTGTTTTGTCATCAAACAACATATGGTAATCGGCCGGAGCAATGTAAATTTTATTGATTTCTATTTCTGTTTTATCTTCTATTTCTATGACTTCTATCTTAGAATATTGTTGTAATAATGATGGTAAAATACTTACAGATTGTGCTTTGCGATGAACAACCAATACGATAGAAAAATTCAAATCCGTATCCAGATTTCTTATGAGTTCTATTATCACTTGCAAACTGCCGGCTGATCCTCCTATAATCACTAATTCTGTTTCCATCCTTATTGTATTAATTGTGATCTGCTTTTTTCCAAATCTTCTGATCATCCAACTGCTGATATCGCTTTTGAAGATGAGAAAATCTCAACGTTTCCTTCGTACCCAACGCCAGATAACCAAGATTCTCCAAACTATCATCAAAAAGATGGAAAACTCTTTCTTGTAGTCGCTTATCAAAATAGATCAAAACATTACGACAAATAATCAATTGAAAACTATTGAAAGAACTATCTGAAACTAAATTATGCGTTGATAGTATCATCTTTTCTTTCAGATTTTTATCAAATTTTGCACTGTCATAATTGGCTGTATAATAATCTGAAAAATCTTTTTTTCCACCGGAAAGTATATAATTTTCAGAATAAATCTTCATCTGATTAATCGGAAACACACCTGAACTTGCTGTCTCTAAAACCGACGGATTAATATCTGTAGCATAAATCAAAGACTTGTTATAAAGACCTGCTTCTTTCAATAAAATCGCGACCGAATAAGCTTCTTCTCCTGTAGAACATCCTGCTACCCAAATTCTTATCAGCGGATAAGTCCCCAGCTGTGGTAAAACTTTTTCTCTCAGAGCTTTGAAGAAATGGGGATCTCTAAACATCTCGGTGACATTGACAGTGATTTCTTCTATGAAATGTTTCAAATAACCCGGATCATTAACGATTTTATACCGCAATTCAGCAAAACTCGTGAACTTATCTATCAGACAAATTCGGTTGACTCTTCGTTTAAAAGAGGCTCTGCTGTAAAGTGAAAAATCATAACCATAAACCTCATGAACATCTTTGATAAGGTGCTCTACTTCGTGATCTAAGACAATATTGGGTTCTAACATTTATGACTTTTTTTCTATGGCAATCAATAACTGATCCACATTAATCGGTTTGATAATATAATCGTCTGCTCCGGCTTCCAAACATTTCTCACGGTCTTGCGCCATTGCTTGTGCTGTTACAGCAATAATAGTTTTATCTTTTATCGCAGGCGTTTTACGAATGATTTTCATTGCCTGATACCCATCCATATCAGGCATCATCATATCCATCAAAACAATAGTGATATTACTGTCTTTTTTTAAGATATCAATTGCTTCTTGACCCGTTGCTGCAGTTTCAGTGGTATAATGTCTGGCTTTCAAAGTCAGTTTTAAAGCAAAAATATTTCGTGGATCATCATCCACTATCAGAACTTTTTTATTCATTGAAAAATTAACTTTCGTATAACCAAACACGTAATAATGATAATAACTGATCGATATCCACAGGCTTGGAAATGTAATCCGACGCACCTGCAGCCATACATTTGTCCCTATCGCCAATCATAGATTTGGCAGTAACAGCAATGATAGGAAGTTTTGAAAATTTTGGAAGTTTTCGGATTTCCCGAATTGATTCATAACCATCCATCTCCGGCATCATCATATCCATTAGAACTACATCAATATCCGGATTTTTTTCAATTTGTTCTAAGGCTTGTTTGCCATCCATAGCCAAGACCACTTCTACTTTATACTTTTCCAATGATTTTGTTAATGAGAAAATATTTCGGGCATCGTCATCGGTAATCAGGATCTTTTTGCC encodes:
- a CDS encoding response regulator, producing the protein MNKKVLIVDDDPRNIFALKLTLKARHYTTETAATGQEAIDILKKDSNITIVLMDMMMPDMDGYQAMKIIRKTPAIKDKTIIAVTAQAMAQDREKCLEAGADDYIIKPINVDQLLIAIEKKS
- a CDS encoding response regulator; translated protein: MNKKKILIFDDDTTLLELISIIFEDGGYEVDISQTSHNILEKVSEFHPDIILMDNWIPNIGGIEATKLLKSQEEFKHIPVIYVTANNDIEALATSAQADDFVAKPFDLEDLEQKVAKYLN
- a CDS encoding chemotaxis protein CheB, whose amino-acid sequence is METELVIIGGSAGSLQVIIELIRNLDTDLNFSIVLVVHRKAQSVSILPSLLQQYSKIEVIEIEDKTEIEINKIYIAPADYHMLFDDKTNVSLDRSEKLHFSRPSIDIAFSSAAEVFGDKLLAVLLSGANSDGVEGLQQIKKNGGKIWIQNPDTAQVDYMPRQAVERVRFNQLITSENLPIQLNELNKNNKI
- a CDS encoding CheR family methyltransferase — translated: MLEPNIVLDHEVEHLIKDVHEVYGYDFSLYSRASFKRRVNRICLIDKFTSFAELRYKIVNDPGYLKHFIEEITVNVTEMFRDPHFFKALREKVLPQLGTYPLIRIWVAGCSTGEEAYSVAILLKEAGLYNKSLIYATDINPSVLETASSGVFPINQMKIYSENYILSGGKKDFSDYYTANYDSAKFDKNLKEKMILSTHNLVSDSSFNSFQLIICRNVLIYFDKRLQERVFHLFDDSLENLGYLALGTKETLRFSHLQKRYQQLDDQKIWKKADHN
- a CDS encoding efflux transporter outer membrane subunit; this translates as MNIISKIKEILVSTAVVASAVSCMPKLALDKVSPDVPEKFQYTATADTASVANLEWRQFFNDPILQGLIEKGIKNNYDLQIALKQVASSQERLKQAKYMQYPDVGFGVSAQISKPSKNSMNGQSLNLFLGQSHVEDYNAAFNLSWEADIWGKIKNQQEVSKMQYLQTYEATKAIQTQVVAAIAQGYYNLLMLDKQLQIAKSNLELSTNTLSITEKIWKSGDATSLGIQQSKAQKEYTELLITQLEQNIAIQENALSILVGENPTKINRTIEMSDTSLPQNLSAGLPAAMVSRRPDVRQQELVLLESNALIGIAQANMYPSLKITANGGVNSFKIDNWFQIPASLFGSALGGLTQPIFQKRQLKTDLNVAKIQREKNVLAFRQSVLNAVGEVSDALVSNESLKVQEQKASEQVSTLKDGIKSAELLYKSGMANYLEVIVAQGNSLQAELNLASVKRQRLSSIVDLYRALGGGWK